The Streptomyces sp. B3I8 nucleotide sequence CCACCTGCGGCCCACCGACGCGGCCAGCGGAGCGCACAGGCCCATGGCCAGGGTCGGGATGGTCGTCAACAGGGACACCGCGGTCGCCGACAGGCCGAGGTCCGTGCGGATCCGGTCCACCAGGGGCGAGACCGCGGCGATCGCGGGACGCAGGTTGGCCGCCGCCACGAACAGGGCCACGGCGGCGAACCCGAGGGCCGCGTGCTCCCGTCCAGAGGCCGAAGCGGCGTCTTCCGAGCGGTGCCCCGGCGTCGCGGCAGCGGGTGACGTGGGAGTTAAACGATCTTCAGTCTCACTCATGACCTGCACCTTCGTCCATCTCGGGTCTGTCCCCGTTCTATCTCGGATACTTGGTGTCCTTGTTTATACCAGGATCTCGGACAGTAAACATCCGAGACTGCTATCCTGGCGTCATGAAGCTGTCCAACGGAGTCGAGTGGGCGCTGCACTGCTGTGTTTCCCTGACCCAGAGTCAGGCCCCCGTGTCCGCCGCACGGATCGCGAAGCTGCACGGCATTCCTTCGGCCTATCTCGCCAAGCACCTGCAGTCGCTGTCGCAGGCCGGCATCCTGCGCTCCACCCCGGGGCCGACCGGCGGGTACGTGCTCACAAGGGCCCCCGCCCAGATCACCGTCCTGGACGTCGTCCTGGCGATCGACGGCCCCGAACCGGCCTTCCGCTGCACGGAGATCCGCAGGAAGGGCCCGCTCGGCCTGGGCCCCGAGAAGTGCCGTACGCCCTGTGCCGTGTCGCGGGCCATGGCTGTCGCCGACTCCGCGTGGCGGGCGGCGCTCAAGGGCATCACGATCGCCGACCTCGCCCAGGACATCGAGGCCGACAGCTCGGGATCGGCCATGGGACCGGTACGGCAGTGGCTGGCCGCCACCGGTTGATCGGCGCCGGGTGACCGGCCCTTCGTTCCGCCCGCACCGCCCCCCTTACCGCGTGTTCCCGGAGGTGCATCGAGCAATGAGCCCCGACGAGTGCCTCGTGTCCGCACTCGATTGCGAACTGTCCACCGCGGCGACGGTGCCGATCGCCCGCCTGCTGCCGGCCGACTCCCCCCGCCACCGCGGCGAGGACGACGAGCACGTCCGTCTGCTCGCCGAATCGGAGCTGCCGCTGCCGCCGATCACCGTGCACCGCCCCTCCATGCGTGTCATCGACGGCATGCACCGACTGCTGGCCGCCCGGTGGCGCGGCAGGCAGGAGATCCAGGTGCGATTCTTCGACGGGCCGGCCAAGGACGCGTTCGTCCTCGGGGTCGAGGCCAACGTCCGACACGGACTGCCGCTGTCCACGGCCGAGCGCGTCACCGCCGCGGTCCGCATCATTCGCACGCACCCGGAGTGGTCGGACCGCGTCATCGCCTCCGTCACCGGTCTGTCGGCCAAGACGGTGGCCGCCCAACGCTTCGGAGTCCAGGGCGATGCGGCCGGGACGGCCCGCATCGGCAAGGACGGCCGTGTCCGCCCGCTCAGCAGCGCCGAGGGGCGCAGGACCGCGGCCCGGCTCATCGTCGAGGACCCGTCCGCCTCACTGCGCAGCGTCGCGAGGAGGGCGGGCATCGCCCCGGGAACCGTCCGTGACGTGCGCGACAGACTCGGGCGTGGCGAGGATCCCGTGCCGTCCAGGGCGCAGCCGGCACCGGCCACGCCCATGTCGCGGCCCGCACCGCCGCGCCTGGTCGTCCGCCAGGACACGGTCCCCATGTCGGCCGAGGCCCGGGAGGCGATGTTCCGCAGCCTGTGCCGGGATCCGTCCCTGCGGATGACCGAGACGGGGCGTCTGCTGCTGCGGATGATGGAGATCCATATGGCCGCGGACCACCGGCACATCGCCGCGGGAGTGCCGGCGCACTGCGCGGAGTCGATCTCCGTGATGGCCACGGCCTGCGCGCAGGTCTGGCAGGAACTGGCCGCCCTGGTCAAGCCGTCCGCGCCCGCCCCGTCGTTCCACCAGGCGCCTCCGTGGAGCGCCGCCTCCGCCCTGTAGGGCCCCTGCGGCGGCCGGGGTACCGGAAACAACCGTTTCCGGTACCCCGGCCGCCGCCGGCGCGCGGCCACCGAGGCGGGCGGTCCGGTGCTGGTGGACACGCCCTCGCGCGGCTGGAACCCGGCTCAGATGGCGAGGGCGTCCGAGGTCAGGATGGCCAGTTGCAGGTCCTGGAGCGGGGCTCCGGGTTCGATCCCGATCTCGTTCACCAGACGCAGTCGCAGGGAGCGCAGGACCTCCAGAGCCTCGGCGCGACGGCCGCCGAGCGCGAGTGCCTGCACGTACTGGTGGTGCAGGGCCTCGTGCAGCGGGTGTTCCCGGGTGACGGCGGCGAGCTGGGTGATGGCCCGCTGATGCAGTCCTGCCCTGATCTGTGCCTCGGCGCGCGTGGCTATCGCGTCGAGTCTCGATTCCTCGAACAGTCTCCGCTTGGATTCGAGCACGCGGCCGGCCGGTGCGTCCGCCAGCGCGTCCCCCCGCCACAGGTCCAGGGCCGCGTCCAGCAGACCGATGCCCTCGGCCGTCTCCCCTTCGCCCAGTGCTCTGCGTCCGCGCCCCGTCAGACGCTGGAACTCCAGCCAGTCGAGCTGGAGGTGGTCACCTTTCAGGCAGTAGCCGCCGGATCCGGTCACCAGCACCTCCCGGGAGACCCGGGCGGCGGAGCATCCGATGATGCGGGTCAGCAGTTTCCGGCAATTCAGAATGTAGGTCTGCAGGGTGCGCAGACCTGTCACGGGCGGGTTCTCCTGCCACAGCTCCCGTACAAGGCTCTGGACGGGAACCACCTGGTCGACGTGGACCAGCAGCATGGCCAGAACCGTTCGAATCTTCGGTGCGACCGCGACGGCTTCGACCGCCCCGTCGACACCTATGTGCAGGGCACCCAGGACCCTGGCGTGCACTAGAGGGTGAGCACGCGCGGTTCGAGGGGCGTCGCGCACGAGGCGTGAATCGAGCCCTGAGTCGGTCGCGTAGTTCGACTGATACACATGTCCCCCATCACTCGAATCCGGTCACCTATTGCCAGAGATCGGCGGCGTGGATTGACTGGAGCGTCCCCAAAGGTAACAGCCCCCCTTCACCCGCTCAGATCGATTTCGGACGACCTGGCTGTAAACAGTGAAGGGAATATCGGCTACCGCTTCCGCCCTGTGCAACCGAGGAAATTCCTCGGTTGCACAGCGGTCCGCGCGACCTGCGATCGAACGGCGCGCAGCAGCCGTCTCACAGGTCCGGGCTGTATCTCAACGGTTCCTTCGACTGTTTCTTGAACGCCTTCTGTGACGCTGCGAGTGCCCCGCCGAAATCAACCTCCGACTGTTCCACAGCAGCCGGCAGAAGGAGTACCCGATGGCGCGTGCACCATTGACCGGTAGAGCATTACGTCTGGCCAGACTCTCCAGTCATGACGACGGACGGCTTCTGCTCGTTCCCCTGGACCATTCGGTGTCCGACGGCCCCATCACCACGGCCGCGGACTTCGGTGACCTGGTACGTGACATCGTGCACGGGGGAGCGGACGGCATCGTCGTGCACAAGGGCCGGGCCCGCTCGCTCGCTCCGCGGCTGTTCTCCAGCTGCTCGCTCATCGTCCACCTCAGCGCCAGTACCGCGCTCGGGCCCGACAGTGATGCCAAAGTCCTGGTCGGGGACGTCGAGGAGGCGGTCCGGCTGGGAGCGGACGCGGTCAGCGTCCATGTGAACATCGGAGCCGACACCGAGGCCGCTCAACTCGCCGATCTGGGCGCGGTCTCGGCGGCGTGCGACCGGTGGAGCATGCCCCTGCTCGCGATGGCGTACCCGCGCGGTCCGCGACTGACCGGGCCCGCCTCCCCCGAGCAGGTGGCACACGTGGCCAACATCGCCGCCGACCTCGGTGCCGACGTGGTCAAGACGGTCTTCGTCGGCCCGGCGGAACGCATGGCCGAGGTCGTCGCCGGCTCACCCGTGCCGATCCTGGTGGCGGGAGGCGCCGCGGACGAGCAGAGCCTGGTCGATTTCGCCCGTACCGCGCTGGCCGGCGGGTGCTGCGGCCTCGCCGTGGGGCGGCGCGTCTTCACCTCCCGCGCTCCGGGGCGCGTCGTCCGCGAACTCGCCGACATCGTGCACGGCCCGGCCGGGGCCACCGACCCCCTCCCTTCCCGACACATGGCAGGTGTGATGTGAAGCTCAGCTGGATCGACATCCGTGACCTCGGCTCCGCGAAGGACGCCATCCTCCAAGAAGCGATACACGCGCGCGTCGACGGCATCCTCGCCGCGGTCCCCGAGGACCTCGAGCACCTGCCGCCGACCGTGAAGAAGATCCTGTTCCCCCAGGACCGGCCGCTGCCCGAGGACTTCGGTGCCGCGGACGTGGTCATCGTCGACCCGGCCAAGCACGGGGACCCCGGCGAGCTGGCCGGCCGCCACCCGGACATCGAGTTCGGCCGGTATGTCGAGATCAGGGATGCCGCGACCCTGGAGGACGCCTGCGCGTCCGGCCGCACGGACAAATGGAGTCTGCTGTTCTTCCGCGACCCCACGAAGATCCCGCTGGAGATCGTGATCGCCGCGGCGGCCGGGTCGAAGGGCAGCCTGATCACCGTCGCGCAGGACGTCGAGGAAGCCGGGATCATCTTCGGCGTGCTGGAGCTGGGCTCGGACGGGGTACTCATGGCCCCGGCCCGGGTGGGCGACGTCACGGCGCTGCGGCAGGCGGCCGAGACCGGGGTACCCGATCTGGCCCTGGTCGAGCTCGAGATCACGGCGACGGCCCACGTGGGTATGGGGGAGCGGGCCTGCGTGGACACCGCCACGTACTTCCGCAAGGACGAGGGCATCCTCGTCGGCTCGCACTCCAAGGGCATGATCCTCTGTGTCAGCGAGACCCACCCCCTGCCGTACATGCCCACCCGGCCGTTCCGCGTCAACGCCGGGGCGATCCACTCGTACACGCTGGCCATGGACCAGCGCACCAGTTATCTGAGCGAGTTGAAGGCGGGCAGCAAGGTCACCGCGGTGGACATCCACGGCCGGTCCCGGCTGGTGACCGTGGGCCGTGTCAAGATCGAGTCCCGTCCGCTGCTGTCCGTCGACGCCGTCGGGCCCGACGGACGCACCGCCAACCTGATCCTCCAGGACGACTGGCACGTGCGGGTCCTCGGACCGGGCGGCACGGTACTCAACAGCACCGAGCTCAAGCCCGGCGACAAGGTGCTCGGCTACCTGCCCGTGGAAGACCGTCATGTCGGCTATCCGATCGACGAGTTCTGCCTGGAGAAGTGAGTCCCCGGCCGGGGCGTTCCCCCTCGCCCCGGCCGGGTCCGCCCCGGACCGCACGGACGTCACAGGGAGAGTGCCTCATGCCCAGCACACACGCTTCCCCTCACCGGTCGGCCCCCCGGCCGGCGCGGCGGCGAGAAACGGCCCTCGAACGGCGCGGTCTCGCCCTCCGGTTCGTCCTGATCATCGGGGACCAGCGGCTGGCCGAGGCCCACCACATCCTGTGCGACCAGGACACCGTGGTGGTGGACTTCCCCGAATCGACCGTCCGTATCGGCCTGTCCAGGCTGTTGCCCGAGCCGGACGGAGGCGTCGTGCTGGACTGCCGCGTCCAGCTCCACGACGAGGACGGCACTCCGCGCGGCTGCGCCGCCACCTCGTGGCAGCGGGTGCTCACCGGCCGGCCGGGCGCCCTGCACCAGCGGGAGGCGCTGTTGCGCGAGGTGGTGGCGGCCAGAAGCCGGGTCCCCGACCGAGCCGTCGCCCGCCCGCGACTGGCGACGGTGCACTACCTGGCGGCAGCGGTGTGAACCAAGCCTTCTAGGCCGGGTTCTCGAAGCGCGCCACGCCGGGCACGGCCAGGCTCAGGAGGCTCGACGCGGCGACCACGGTACCTCCGGCGACGAGGGTGGCGGTCATGCCCAGCCAGTCGACCATGGGGCCGACGAGCGCGAATCCGACCGGCAGGAGCGCGTACGCGCCCAGTTGGTCCAGAGCGAAGACCTTGCCGAGGAGCGCGTCCGGGAAGGCGCGCTGCAACGCCGAGACCCAGTACACGAAGTACAGCTCGACCACGAAGCCGCCCAGCGCGAAACAGAGAATCACCACGGGCAACGGAAACGGCGCGGCCAGACTCAGCGGCACCAGCGCGTACCCGGTCAGCGCGAGCATCGACACGGTTCCCCGTGCCCGGGGCCGCATGCGTCCCGCCAGCACGATCGCCGGGAGAGCGCCGACCCCCATGGCGGCCAGCACGACGCCGTACGCCACATCGCCGCCGAAGTCGCGCCGTGCCACGATCGGCAGGAGCGTGAGCGCGGTCGCCGAGCCGGCGAACAGGTGCAGGCACACCGTGCCCATCACGGCCATGACCCAGGGACGCCGGCGAATGGCCCGGAGCCCGGCGGCCACCTCACCGAGTACGGACGCACGGGCGGCCGCCGAGGGCTTGGCGTCCGACACCCGCAGGACACAGAGCGAGGCCAGCGCGAACACGGTGCCGGTCACCAGCAGCGCGGGCCGGACCCCGATCAGGGTCACCGCGGTCACCCCGACCAGCGCACCACCGACGGCCGCGCTCCGCTGCGCCGCGGAGACCAGGGCGTTGCCCCGCTCCAGGAGGCCGTCGGGCAGCAGGTTCGGCAGCAGCGAGCGCGACGCCGGCCGGGAGAGGGCCTCGCCGGCCCCGACCAGCGCGGTGATCAGGGGCAGGGCGCCCAGTGGCAGCCGGGTGAGGAGGACGGCGGTGACGAGCAGGACGGCCGCGCGGAACCCGTCGGCCGCGATCAGGATGCGCGTGCGGCGCAACCGGTCCGCGATCACGCCGCCGGCCAGCAGACACGCCACCAGGGCCACACCCCGGCCGGCCAGTACCAGGCCGACCTGCCCGGCACCGCCTCCCTCGTGCAGGACATACAGGCTCAAGGACACCGGGAACACCTGGTCGCCGACGGCCCCGGCGGCCTGTCCCGCCCACAGCCGCAGGAACTGCGGGTGATCCCGTAACTTCCCGTCGTCCGGCGCGTCCTCGTCTACGCGGCGGGCCGCGGTGGTGTCTTCCGTCATGAGTGGTCCGGATCGCTTTCTCTTCCCGGTGCGCCGTCCGGCCGCACCGCCTCCTGCGATGTGGTGGCGTCCCAGGGCGCGGAGGGTGGCAGCAGCAGACCGATGTCGACCAGTGCCGCGGCCACCTTTCGTGCGTTGTCCTCGCCCAGGGCCGCGGTGAGCCCCGCCGTGTCCGCGACCTGGTCGCGGTGCAACGCCGTCAGGAAGGGCGACACCGATGCGGGCAGCCGCACCCGACGGTTTCCCACCGACAGCTGAATGCCATCCTTCACGGAGGCCGTGTGAAAGTACACGCCCGCCCGCAGCCGGTGAACACCTCGCGGCCGTACGTCCTTCGGCACGGGCAGGATCGGCACGGGTTCCGGCGTCTGTTCCCGGAACGCCGCTTTCCGCACCGCCCACAGCACGTCTTCCGGTGCCGCGTCGGCGGCCAGCGCCGCGAGCCGTTCGCCGGCTTTCCCGAGCAGCTCCCGCGCGAGCCGGGGGTCGCTCATGAGCCCGTTGGTGTCGACAGCGACGCGCATCCACTCGTCGTCGACCGCCTCGCGGACCAGTTCGCCGAGCAGATCGTGCCGGGTGATCGTGGAAACGGCGACGGTGAGGTGGATGGACAGCGTGTCCCGTGTCATCGGTGAGTGCATCGTCCCCCGCGGCAGGTACAGACTGTCGCCGGTCCGCAGGACCAGATCCGCGAGCGGCCGGGCGGCCGCTCGCATCTCCTCCCGCCGCCGCGCCGGAACGTCGAACCAGGCGTGGGCCGGCAGGGGGTCGGGCAGCGGAGGCGTACGCAGCAGCCACCGCTTGTCGCCCGCTATCTGCAGAACCAGCACGTCCTGGACGTCGAAGTGCAGATCCACCCCTTGCGAGCCGGGCGGTGTGACGAAGGCGTTGACCTTGACGGGGTGACCGAGCTCGGCCGCCAGCTCATGCGCGAAGCGCCGTACCGGAGGGTGGAAGCGGTGCAGGGAGCGCACGATCAGGGTCTGCCCCGAGGCGAGCGCCTGCCGCAGACCGTCGGTGTCGGGAAACGGCGCCGCTCCGGGCGCGTCACCCGATTCGGCGACGCAGCCCCGGGCCACGTCACCTTCCACGCCGTCACGCACGAGTCGCAGCGAAGAGGTGCGCAGTCCGCCCGAGAGCAGTTCCTCCAGGGCCTGGGGCGAGAACAGGTCGGTGAAGTCGGCCGCCAGATCGGCGGCCCGGGTGTGCAGGTACGAGTGACCGAACACCGCTGTGCGGAACTCGTCCGGCGGCAGCGCGACACATCGCTTCAGACTCATGACCCACTCCTGCGGCAGAAGGCCCGGTGCGGGAGACGAACCACTGCGAACCGCTGTGTCATCGCACCACTCCCGGGCTCGGGAAGGCGAAATCGGCCGGGAGCAGGGAGTCGGGTTCCTCCGGAACCCCCGCGGCCAGCAGATAGACGGCGAACTCGTCGTCGGGGTCGACACCCAGGAATTGCTCCACCCGGCTGTCGGCGAAGGCGACGGTCTGGAAGGGGCCGAGACCCAGAGCCGTGGCGGTCAGCGAGAAGGTCTGCCCGTAGTGCCCGGCGTCGTACATCCACAGGCGATAGGCGCGTGGGTGACGGTACTTCCAGGCCAGACGGTTGGCGACGGCCGTTGTGAGAATGGTGAACGCGCCCTGGTACGAGGCGTCCTGGTGGTACGTCAGGTCGGCCAGCCGTGCCCGGTCGGCCCGGGCGTCCAGGAGCTCCAGCGCATGGCGCACCACCGAGTAGTGGTACAGGCCGGGCGGAACACCGGTGACGTTGTGGGCGACGACGTACGCCTCGACCTCGTGACGGCCGCCGGCCGAAGCGCTCACCCGGCACTGCTGCGTGCCGAAGTCTCCGCCGTCGATGAACCGGTGCGGCGCGAAGCTGTGGAAGAGCAGCGTTCCGAGCCGGTCGAGACTGACGGGGGCGTCCGCGAACCGGCGATGGGTACGCCGTGCGGCGAACACCTCGTCCACGGGCGTGGTCAGGGGCAGGGGCCTGCGCGGCAGCAGCACGACAGGGCTGTCCGGATACTCCTTGTACGCCGGCGGCGCATCGCCGCCGGCGAGGATCGCCTGCGCCTCGTCGGTCCGTCTCGGTGAGTCGACGAGGTAATCGACATCCCGCGTCTCGGTGTGGAAGCGCCGCGTGAGACCGCCCCAGCGCTGCCACAGGTCCGGAACCCGCTGGTCCCCGTCCACGGGGGCGAGCACCCCGAGCCGGAGCAGACCGGTCACCGCCCGGCGCACGCCGGCCTCGTGCCGCGAGCCGAACGCGGCCGCCAGGTCGTCCAGGTCGATTCCGTCCCCGGCCCGGTCCAGTACCTTGCGCAGATCGTCCGAGAGCCTGATCCACTGCGCCCGTCCCGGGACGCCGACCTCAAGTCCCTCGGGACGCCACCTCAGGACGAGGTGTTCGGGACGGCGGACCTTCATGCACGTCTTCCTTTCGGCGAGCGCTCCTTGGATGTGGTCCGGCTGTGACGCACAAGCGGCACAGCCGGACCTGCCGTTCGTTCACGCGGGACGATCAGGTGGACGGGTGGTGCAGCAGCACCTGGCCGTCCTCGACGATCTCGATGTCGAGCTCCATTTTTGTCACCCCCTGTTGCCTGGTCCGTGGTTTCCCGGTACGTCGGCGGAGAGGAAAAGCGAACCCATTCGCATCCTGGGCCGCTATTCGTCCTGCCGGCGCCTTCGACATTAGGGCCGTGGTTTCGGCTCCGGCAAGACGCCCCGCGCTCAATGGCCAAAAATGCGGCCGTGCCGCGCCAACTCTATGAAGAAACCCCAGGTGAAGCCCTACTCGACCGATTCGACTCCGCCGCTCATCGCTTCCTGAATCAGTCTTCACGGAATTACGGAACAAATCTTGAGTGGTTCTCCACAGGGTGCCGCTAGGATCTCCCGCCCGGGAACAGTGTAATGACGCGGCGACCCTGTTTCGAGGGTCCGCCATTTCCGGAAGACCTGGGAATTACTCACGGCCGTGCCGTGGGGGGGGGAGAGAGAGAACGCGGGTGCGACGAGGAAGGTGAGGCAGCGCTGGGCGGTGGCGCGGGAGACGCCGATCCGTTCGCCGACCCGGCCGGC carries:
- a CDS encoding Rrf2 family transcriptional regulator, which encodes MKLSNGVEWALHCCVSLTQSQAPVSAARIAKLHGIPSAYLAKHLQSLSQAGILRSTPGPTGGYVLTRAPAQITVLDVVLAIDGPEPAFRCTEIRRKGPLGLGPEKCRTPCAVSRAMAVADSAWRAALKGITIADLAQDIEADSSGSAMGPVRQWLAATG
- a CDS encoding ParB N-terminal domain-containing protein, with translation MSALDCELSTAATVPIARLLPADSPRHRGEDDEHVRLLAESELPLPPITVHRPSMRVIDGMHRLLAARWRGRQEIQVRFFDGPAKDAFVLGVEANVRHGLPLSTAERVTAAVRIIRTHPEWSDRVIASVTGLSAKTVAAQRFGVQGDAAGTARIGKDGRVRPLSSAEGRRTAARLIVEDPSASLRSVARRAGIAPGTVRDVRDRLGRGEDPVPSRAQPAPATPMSRPAPPRLVVRQDTVPMSAEAREAMFRSLCRDPSLRMTETGRLLLRMMEIHMAADHRHIAAGVPAHCAESISVMATACAQVWQELAALVKPSAPAPSFHQAPPWSAASAL
- a CDS encoding AfsR/SARP family transcriptional regulator; amino-acid sequence: MLLVHVDQVVPVQSLVRELWQENPPVTGLRTLQTYILNCRKLLTRIIGCSAARVSREVLVTGSGGYCLKGDHLQLDWLEFQRLTGRGRRALGEGETAEGIGLLDAALDLWRGDALADAPAGRVLESKRRLFEESRLDAIATRAEAQIRAGLHQRAITQLAAVTREHPLHEALHHQYVQALALGGRRAEALEVLRSLRLRLVNEIGIEPGAPLQDLQLAILTSDALAI
- a CDS encoding 2-amino-3,7-dideoxy-D-threo-hept-6-ulosonate synthase, giving the protein MARAPLTGRALRLARLSSHDDGRLLLVPLDHSVSDGPITTAADFGDLVRDIVHGGADGIVVHKGRARSLAPRLFSSCSLIVHLSASTALGPDSDAKVLVGDVEEAVRLGADAVSVHVNIGADTEAAQLADLGAVSAACDRWSMPLLAMAYPRGPRLTGPASPEQVAHVANIAADLGADVVKTVFVGPAERMAEVVAGSPVPILVAGGAADEQSLVDFARTALAGGCCGLAVGRRVFTSRAPGRVVRELADIVHGPAGATDPLPSRHMAGVM
- a CDS encoding 3-dehydroquinate synthase II family protein codes for the protein MKLSWIDIRDLGSAKDAILQEAIHARVDGILAAVPEDLEHLPPTVKKILFPQDRPLPEDFGAADVVIVDPAKHGDPGELAGRHPDIEFGRYVEIRDAATLEDACASGRTDKWSLLFFRDPTKIPLEIVIAAAAGSKGSLITVAQDVEEAGIIFGVLELGSDGVLMAPARVGDVTALRQAAETGVPDLALVELEITATAHVGMGERACVDTATYFRKDEGILVGSHSKGMILCVSETHPLPYMPTRPFRVNAGAIHSYTLAMDQRTSYLSELKAGSKVTAVDIHGRSRLVTVGRVKIESRPLLSVDAVGPDGRTANLILQDDWHVRVLGPGGTVLNSTELKPGDKVLGYLPVEDRHVGYPIDEFCLEK
- a CDS encoding MFS transporter, coding for MTEDTTAARRVDEDAPDDGKLRDHPQFLRLWAGQAAGAVGDQVFPVSLSLYVLHEGGGAGQVGLVLAGRGVALVACLLAGGVIADRLRRTRILIAADGFRAAVLLVTAVLLTRLPLGALPLITALVGAGEALSRPASRSLLPNLLPDGLLERGNALVSAAQRSAAVGGALVGVTAVTLIGVRPALLVTGTVFALASLCVLRVSDAKPSAAARASVLGEVAAGLRAIRRRPWVMAVMGTVCLHLFAGSATALTLLPIVARRDFGGDVAYGVVLAAMGVGALPAIVLAGRMRPRARGTVSMLALTGYALVPLSLAAPFPLPVVILCFALGGFVVELYFVYWVSALQRAFPDALLGKVFALDQLGAYALLPVGFALVGPMVDWLGMTATLVAGGTVVAASSLLSLAVPGVARFENPA
- a CDS encoding cupin domain-containing protein, coding for MSLKRCVALPPDEFRTAVFGHSYLHTRAADLAADFTDLFSPQALEELLSGGLRTSSLRLVRDGVEGDVARGCVAESGDAPGAAPFPDTDGLRQALASGQTLIVRSLHRFHPPVRRFAHELAAELGHPVKVNAFVTPPGSQGVDLHFDVQDVLVLQIAGDKRWLLRTPPLPDPLPAHAWFDVPARRREEMRAAARPLADLVLRTGDSLYLPRGTMHSPMTRDTLSIHLTVAVSTITRHDLLGELVREAVDDEWMRVAVDTNGLMSDPRLARELLGKAGERLAALAADAAPEDVLWAVRKAAFREQTPEPVPILPVPKDVRPRGVHRLRAGVYFHTASVKDGIQLSVGNRRVRLPASVSPFLTALHRDQVADTAGLTAALGEDNARKVAAALVDIGLLLPPSAPWDATTSQEAVRPDGAPGRESDPDHS
- a CDS encoding SagB/ThcOx family dehydrogenase; its protein translation is MKVRRPEHLVLRWRPEGLEVGVPGRAQWIRLSDDLRKVLDRAGDGIDLDDLAAAFGSRHEAGVRRAVTGLLRLGVLAPVDGDQRVPDLWQRWGGLTRRFHTETRDVDYLVDSPRRTDEAQAILAGGDAPPAYKEYPDSPVVLLPRRPLPLTTPVDEVFAARRTHRRFADAPVSLDRLGTLLFHSFAPHRFIDGGDFGTQQCRVSASAGGRHEVEAYVVAHNVTGVPPGLYHYSVVRHALELLDARADRARLADLTYHQDASYQGAFTILTTAVANRLAWKYRHPRAYRLWMYDAGHYGQTFSLTATALGLGPFQTVAFADSRVEQFLGVDPDDEFAVYLLAAGVPEEPDSLLPADFAFPSPGVVR